GGCACGGAGGAGCGCGGAGAAGAGTCTCCCGTGATGAGGAATCTTCAGGTGCAGAAGCTCGTGCACGATCACCTCAGCGCGGACCCCCGCCGGTTGACGGAGAAGTCCTGTGTCGAAGGTCAGCCTTCCCCGGGAGGAGCAGCTTG
The Candidatus Bipolaricaulota bacterium genome window above contains:
- a CDS encoding M48 family metallopeptidase, translating into SCSSRGRLTFDTGLLRQPAGVRAEVIVHELLHLKIPHHGRLFSALLRAYLTENGVLVGLLDSNQDPPRDQFPPM